The following coding sequences lie in one Arabidopsis thaliana chromosome 3, partial sequence genomic window:
- the NAC057 gene encoding NAC domain containing protein 57 (NAC domain containing protein 57 (NAC057); FUNCTIONS IN: sequence-specific DNA binding transcription factor activity; INVOLVED IN: multicellular organismal development, regulation of transcription; CONTAINS InterPro DOMAIN/s: No apical meristem (NAM) protein (InterPro:IPR003441); BEST Arabidopsis thaliana protein match is: NAC domain containing protein 28 (TAIR:AT1G65910.1); Has 3040 Blast hits to 3029 proteins in 75 species: Archae - 0; Bacteria - 0; Metazoa - 0; Fungi - 0; Plants - 3040; Viruses - 0; Other Eukaryotes - 0 (source: NCBI BLink).), with product MAPVGLPPGFRFHPTDEELVNYYLKRKINGQEIELDIIPEVDLYKCEPWDLAEKSFLPSRDPEWYFFGPRDRKYPNGFRTNRATRGGYWKSTGKDRRVTSQSRAIGMKKTLVYYKGRAPQGIRTDWVMHEYRLDDKDCDDPSSLQDSYALCRVFKKNGICSELESERQLQTGQCSFTTASMEEINSNNNNNYNNDYETMSPEVGVSSACVEEVVDDKDDSWMQFITDDAWDTSSNGAAMGHGQGVY from the exons ATGGCTCCAGTCGGATTACCTCCAGGCTTTAGATTTCATCCGACTGACGAAGAACTCGTAAACTATTATctgaaaagaaagatcaacGGTCAAGAAATCGAGCTTGATATAATTCCCGAGGTTGATCTCTACAAATGCGAGCCATGGGACCTCGCAG AGAAGTCGTTTCTACCAAGTAGAGATCCGGAGTGGTATTTTTTTGGGCCACGTGACCGGAAGTATCCGAACGGGTTTAGGACGAACCGAGCAACGAGAGGTGGGTACTGGAAATCGACCGGCAAAGATCGGAGAGTGACAAGTCAAAGCAGAGCGATTGGGATGAAAAAGACTTTGGTTTATTATAAAGGAAGAGCTCCTCAAGGGATCCGTACGGATTGGGTTATGCATGAGTATCGTCTCGATGATAAGGATTGTGACGATCCCTCTTCGCTCCAG GACTCGTATGCATTGTGTCGGGTATTCAAAAAGAACGGAATATGTTCGGAGTTGGAATCAGAACGGCAATTGCAAACGGGACAATGTAGCTTCACAACGGCGTCAATGGAGGAGATCAATTcgaataacaacaacaattataaTAATGATTATGAGACAATGTCGCCGGAGGTGGGAGTTTCCTCCGCCTGCGTTGAAGAAGTAGTCGATGATAAAGACGATTCGTGGATGCAGTTTATAACAGATGACGCATGGGACACGTCATCAAATGGTGCAGCTATGGGACATGGTCAAGGGGTTTATTGA
- a CDS encoding Pyridoxal phosphate (PLP)-dependent transferases superfamily protein (Pyridoxal phosphate (PLP)-dependent transferases superfamily protein; FUNCTIONS IN: pyridoxal phosphate binding, carboxy-lyase activity, catalytic activity, glutamate decarboxylase activity; INVOLVED IN: carboxylic acid metabolic process, glutamate metabolic process, cellular amino acid metabolic process; CONTAINS InterPro DOMAIN/s: Pyridoxal phosphate-dependent transferase, major domain (InterPro:IPR015424), Glutamate decarboxylase (InterPro:IPR010107), Pyridoxal phosphate-dependent decarboxylase (InterPro:IPR002129), Pyridoxal phosphate-dependent transferase, major region, subdomain 1 (InterPro:IPR015421); BEST Arabidopsis thaliana protein match is: glutamate decarboxylase 5 (TAIR:AT3G17760.2); Has 1964 Blast hits to 1964 proteins in 682 species: Archae - 111; Bacteria - 1264; Metazoa - 55; Fungi - 271; Plants - 200; Viruses - 0; Other Eukaryotes - 63 (source: NCBI BLink).), which produces MTGTGQKLNIRRRVGEVNSLSFCCLSPTPTSLDNRCVNMIANLFHAPVGQDEAVISCGIVASSESAGLAFKMKWQHRRKAQGLPIDKPNIVTGVNVQVCWEKFARYFEVELKEVKLSEDYYVMDPAKAVEMVDENSICVAAILGSTFTGEFEYVKLLNDLLAEKNAKTAWETPIHVDAASGGFIASMGEEYQCQ; this is translated from the exons ATGACTGGAACGGGACAAAAGCTTAACATCCGACGACGGGTTGGAGAGGTAAattctttgtctttttgttgtttatctCCGACACCGACAAGCTTAGAC AACCGGTGTGTAAATATGATAGCAAACTTGTTCCATGCTCCTGTTGGACAAGACGAGGCTGTTATTAGTTGTGGAATTGTTGCTTCATCTGAGTCTGCTGGTTTAGCTTTCAAAATGAAATGGCAACATAGGAGAAAAGCTCAGGGTCTACCTATTGATAAGCCTAACATTGTTACTGGAGTCAATGTTCAG GTGTGCTGGGAGAAGTTTGCAAGGTACTTTGAGGTAGAGCTCAAAGAGGTGAAACTAAGTGAAGACTATTACGTGATGGACCCAGCTAAAGCTGTAGAGATGGTGGATGAGAATTCCATCTGTGTTGCAGCGATTCTAGGATCCACATTTACTGGAGAGTTTGAGTATGTGAAGCTATTGAACGATCTCTTAGCTGAGAAGAATGCAAAGACGGCTTGGGAAACTCCTATTCACGTTGATGCAGCAAGTGGAGGATTCATTGCTTCCATGGGTGAAGAGTATCAATGTCAGTGA